ATGTTAACACCTTTATTTGTGTTTGGATAGAGGCTCTGTAAACATTCAAAAACATGGCGGGACTTACTAATGCATGTAGTACTGCCGGGCGTACAACTGCTGCCACCACATTAGTGTCATGGGGTTGTAATAGGCAGGCATGTTTGTGGGAGGAGTTGACTGTGGGGGGTACTGGTTCCAGCTGGAAATGGAGACAATACGttacaaaaacactttaactGCAACACACAGCCAAGATAATTTAATAACCGAGAAACAGGCCAAAAAGTTACTTAACATGAACCACAAGTGTCAAAGAAGCTGAGACATACAGAAACTCTAATTTTGCACCGCACCAACCTCTGtatctgaaaagtgaagctaatgcaGAGGTGtcttaaagctgcatttttttttctcatggccAGCAGTGTCCACTGGAGTGGAGAAAAAAGACTCATTGTATAGAAATCTAAGAGAAAATgcccctacttctcacttgatttattacctcagtaaacattttcctaacaaGTTTAGGAAATTAGGCATTTAGGGCGTGGCTATTTGGTGATTGGCAACctgtatacatttaaataaccGTGAACTTGTTTAGAGTGTTAtctctgtttttgtcttagAGCTCTGAACATTTCgcagtgttttcagttcataaaGGTTACATGTAACATTTTGGTTACCTAAAATTATTTTGTTCAGTGTCcagttgtactaaaagataCAGCATCACAATAAGTATCACAGTgaacagccaaaatgccaagGCTTGAAAACAGTAGTCCTGAAGCAATGACTGATCTCACTGTGGCTACACCCACTTCTTTTAAACAGTCAATGGCAAACTTATGATTTAAAGCTGATCGCAGCTCAGTAGCCATTTTCAAACATGGGATACAGAATTGTTAGCTTTACAAACCGGTAAAAGTGATTGCTTCTTGACTTCTCGTTCTTACTCCTGTGGTACTATTACTATTATCCCCTTAcaggtttattttttcttcctcttcaaaAAATCTTTAGTTGCTGCAGTGAGTCAGCTTAAATAGCCTAACTAAAATAGCCTCCAACTCTGCACGACAGCAGTTATTAAAGTTTCATCAGTCCTAAAGCTTACCTGTGCATAAATTGTGGATACATCTGGTGGTAGGGGAAGGGTCCAGCTCGCTGTCTGAGCCCATTACTGCTCTCTCCTGTTGATGATGCCGTCTGTTGACCAGTGGAAGGACTAGTGGAGTTTTGAAgtggctgtgataaaaaaagaagttcCAGGTCAACAGTTCATCTTGAAAGAAAAAAGCAAGTGACATTAATTTCAGTCTACTGGGAGATGTAGATTACAGCAGTGAGCTGGATGATGAAAGAAAATTAACTGATGATGAAATGAATGGAAAGGTGTAAAAGGTGCATGGCCAACCCACTGTGGGACCGGCCGAGTCCTCCTGAGGCTTGTTACTGCGGCTGCGGGGCAGCTTCGGGGAGCTGGGAGGGGTTCTTGATGCGCACACCAGATGGAGCATATGGTACTCATCCTGCTGTAGAAGCAAATACAGCTCATTATTAAACCTAATACTGCATGTTCAAAGGAGAACAAGATCAACTTCTGAACTTTATGGATGTACAATGCATCATTTAAGGAATTCAGAACAGATATATAAAATCTTTAGGGACTCaagttaaaaataacatttataatgGTATTATAACTGTCCTACTGGTCAATGCTCTATTGATGAGTctaataaaatatgcatatgatttttttaaatataccaaATTACAGGAAAACCTGACACAATACAGGACTTTAATAGTGAATATTGCTCATCATACTTGATAATAACTTCCGTTAAATACAaagaccataataataataataataataataatattattatagacAGCTGCACTTATAGCAcagttgcttttattttgaagtgagTTCTTACATGTCCGTACCATAATGCCTAGTATACATGTACTGCGAAAACCAGTTTTGTGGCATATTTTGCGGATAATATTGTCTGTTCCACATCTGCTCTCCTGAAACTGAACCTCTGAATAGACCCACTCCAGGATCTTCCTCCATTTCACCCTTACATAAACTCAGGACAATAACTGACTTTAAACCGGTGGAGGTGTAgcaatttgtttttcaattgTATGATATCATTACATCAACATGTGGGAATATTGTACTAATATGTACTAATATGATAAAGTACATCCCTATATGACAGACTCCACCCTTCTGGGAATGCTTGTCACAACAATGCTGCAGAGCCATTCAGCCAAGAGCATTCCTGAGGTCAGCCAGTGATGTTGGGGGATAAACCGGGCTCACAGTCTGTGTTGCAGTTTTGCATTGAATTTTAAAGAAACTATGGGATATTCTTGTTgacaataaaattattaaactaCTAATCACTCTAATGAATTCGAAATCCACCAGAGAGAGAACCTACCCTTCTGAGCACATCTTTTAAGGTAAAGTGATCCAAAAGCAACTTCCCAGAATATACCAGCCTCTGGTCCTTGGAGCTCTGGAAATCCAAAATTACAAGGATATGGGGTCATAGGAGATAATACATAttaccaaaaatgtacaaacagaataaattcatttaattttgttcAATTTCTAAAACATTTCTAGTAAATATTGGCAATATTTCAACAAGAAACAGGGAAATGGCAAACTCAAAAATGTAGACCACAACATCAAAAGGCAGGGCTTTTGAGTGACTGAGTAATGAGGATGAGATTATAGTAACCTCAATCGAGAATAAGTAGTTTAAACAGTGGATTAACCTGGCAGCGCAACAAGGTCAGAGTGTGTCCTAATAAAGCCTACATTCACTGTGCAACCATTCAGGAATTTAAATAGCCAATTTCAAATCTTGGCCGATTTGGAAAACCATTTGGTCTGGGTTCAAGATACCTCATTGGTAAATCTGCCACAGTTAATGCCCGCTAAATTACACTAACAAAAGTGCAGCCCTTACAAAGATTGCGCCCTTGTAAAGCTGTGGAGCAGTTTTTTCCTGTGTGTTTACAATGATTGCATCAGAAAGGAGAGGGAGCAAAGTCAGATTAGAAGCACAATACAGCAGGAATCTAAATGCTTTCCTTTCATTGTGACGTCAAATCAACAGATTCAGGCTCTTTGAGCTACTGTGACTCTGGAAACATAACATCCTTCAATTCAGAGGATAGATCAAGGCTAAGGGTctgtgacagtttaattataATTCAACGGTCATTCGAATAAAAGAGGAAGTGAAGAAGAATTCAAACAGCAATCTGAAAATGTTGGCTGTGCAAATTCTGGAGTTAAATACAGTTAAATTCTACAATATCAGCCAAATCCATTTCTTCTACACTGTTTTTGAAcagaaatgaaatataaaattcaataaaaggtAACAATGTCTGTTACTTTACCCAAATCACTTCTTGGGTTTAAATTCTACTTATACCATGCATGCCATCACTAGACAGGGGGTCTACCATACCAGGTAATGATGTTAAACGGTTGTAATCGAGATTggaacatctttattttttcatatttatgtcACCGGCTTCTCTCTCACGTCACGTTTCTTGCTACACTATGCtgtcaaaatgcctaaaaacagGCCCAAAAAAATCTACATTATATAACTCTTTCTTGTTATTCAACAAATAGAATCAGCTGACTTGGATGACAGAGGAAAGTAGGATTGACCAGAGAAGCAAAAAAGTATGAAGAGTGGCAGTAATATATCGCTCATAACCTCATCTCAATGGCTTTTAGTAGCCTGGAGCAAAATACTCACTGGTTTGCTTGGGTATACATCTGACAGATGTGCTTTGAGTTTCTCCACAGTCCAGTTCTGGCAGCAGTTTATGGTCTGGTCATCGTACTTCTGGTTTGGTGCCCTGATAACCAGGATAACAGGACTGTCCACAACACCTTGATCCATGTCTCAAAACCATTTGTCTCCAGTAGAAATCAAAAACAAAGATATGCACTGCCTCGTCAGGGGGTACTGGCTACAGTCCCCCTAATTGTTTGTTAGAGTTTCTTCCTGACATCGGAGTGAAGCTTTAATGTTATTGTCTGGTGTTCCTAATCTGCAGCTGCTAGGTGTTTCCTGTGATTTAGTACAGACGGCACACAGCTGGAACCTGGGGAGAGAAAGGAAAACAAGAAGTGAGCATGATCCCATAACATATTTGTTGGGCATATCATCACCCTgtaaaaataatcgcctaaactcattttttttcaagttttgcaggaaacacaaaaaactttaccaaaagtgtaacatatgacatttattgatcatttcactcaaaaaggatgtaacaaaggatggctattggcatagtgataacactgtgtgtaaattatgtaacttaagagaaataaatgacttaggcaattttttgcacatgcctttgtgacttaagcaagatatggtaacactttattttgaaggtgtctacataagagtcacacaagcctgtcagaaacatgacatgacaagtatcatgagcattaatgttacttcaaagtgtcattattgttcatgacacatcgcatgtcatgtttatgacacgctcatgtcactcttatgtagacaccttagagtaaagtgttaccaatattagtgtcaacaataaaacactgataaactaaactgataactaaacaatctccctctagctcttctttgctgggttcttatctgatgcctatgaatgtggcaaattgtcaaagaagtgatgatcttaaaggggtaaaatcacatgatcagatcaactgaggatgtaggcgattttaccataggtggccggcgtcatgaggagatgatttaggcaaaaaaaaacaattttgacaaaaaatgacttaggcgattattttaacagtgtgtcgATATCACAGTAAATTGCGCTACAGTAAAACAGAAAACTGTCAACACTTATCCGTTACAATAATATCTTACAAAAGATTAACCGTTACATGTGAACGTTATGAGATACATACAGTTACTcctagacacattttaaaacaaaaacgcTTAATGACAACTAGCGTTACACTGTTATAACAAGCTCGTACGGTTTTATAGATGTGTAACGCCTTGTTTGAgaagaataatagaaaataatgtttgtcaTAGGCTACCGTTAGCGCTGGTTAGGGGTTTTTAACTggctaagctaacgttagcctcaGTGGGTTTTCTGCTACTAATGTCAATCAACAAAACCGGAAAAAGTTGTTAACTAGCAAACTTAGCTAGCCAAATCAAAACGATACAGTTTTATGAAGGTGTTCGTCTCAGACAGAGAAGTAACACGTCTTGTTTGCCTACCTTGTTTACTCCCAGTGACCGAAATATACACAGCCTACTTGTAACTCCAACCCTGACTGAACCTGGGTGTGTGTCTTCTTCGTTGGTTTTCATAATGTTGTTGACATTCAATGTTTATGGTACATTACCGCCACCCGCTGGTAGACATGTGAGTTACAACACAGACATGATAAAATCCAGTGTGGACAGTaaccataaaatatattttatatcgtcaccctgttaaaataatcgtctCTCTCATAACTAATTTTTTCGAGTTTtgcaagaaatacaaaaaacttaATCAAAAGTGTATCATAGTATGAAatgtattgatcatttcactcaaaaaagatgtaacaaaggatggctattggcatagtaataacactgtgtgtaaattatgtaacttaagagaaataaatgcaattttttgaacatgcctttgtgactaaagcaagatatggttcaaaataaagtgttaccatatcttgcttaagtcacaaaggcatgttcataAAATTGcctatgtcacattttattttgacttaggcataataaatctgcttatgtcacacacttgacataggccattatcttaaagagTAAagagtaaaatcacatgatcttgtttatacatatatatatatatatatatatatatatatatagacttgTGAGTTACAACAGAGGCATGATGATGAAATCCATTAAGATATCTTTTTATATATTCGGGGTGTCATGTTCTTCTAAATCCGCAATTCAATTAGACTTTCTATTTTAAGGTCACAGTCTGATTCAATTTTCAAAACTGAAGGCTTTGCCGACTTTGGAGTCTTGATTCCTTAAGATCAACAGGTtattcacattttcacattgtTCTCGATCCTGCTTTTTCTCTGATAGTTGAAATTGAAACgacatttttagttttctttttttttaaagaaattaaattgtcaaaaaagtatcaaataaaacaagcaCTGCAGTACAATTTTGTACTGCAGTGCTTGTGTGAATGTACATGGAAACATCCCACCACtatttacagtctatggccATGATTAAATTgattgaataaaaatgaataaattaaattaatagaaACTTTTCCTAAATCCattctcattattattaccTTTAATCAGGACAAAGAttgcaaacaataaaatacaagcaTATTAATCAACTGGCCTATATTAAGATCGAATCACTGACCAAATGAGAACTTGATTAGTGTTGGGATGTGCTATAATGATAAATCATAAGAT
This genomic interval from Centropristis striata isolate RG_2023a ecotype Rhode Island chromosome 14, C.striata_1.0, whole genome shotgun sequence contains the following:
- the LOC131985469 gene encoding homocysteine-responsive endoplasmic reticulum-resident ubiquitin-like domain member 2 protein; translation: MDQGVVDSPVILVIRAPNQKYDDQTINCCQNWTVEKLKAHLSDVYPSKPSSKDQRLVYSGKLLLDHFTLKDVLRRQDEYHMLHLVCASRTPPSSPKLPRSRSNKPQEDSAGPTPLQNSTSPSTGQQTASSTGESSNGLRQRAGPFPYHQMYPQFMHSWNQYPPQSTPPTNMPAYYNPMTLMWWQQLYARQYYMHYQLLAASSQNLRPDQPSIHLNQPDPLSQRPQADRRGNPEVQMNAQGGEILNEEDLNRDWLDWVYTFSRAAILLSIVYFYSSFSRFVMVMMAMLVLYLHQAGWFPFNLENELQLPGDRANQDDMEAELQNHDLQEMEGVLDDGSDDDGDSGEEGVEDPNSGPNAGFLSSTWSFIITFFMSLIPEGPPNAAN